Sequence from the Magallana gigas chromosome 4, xbMagGiga1.1, whole genome shotgun sequence genome:
cactttgcgtttaatcgcaatacTTTTTGCGTTTTatcgcaatcttttgcgtttaaacgcaaaatacattgcgaataaacgcaaaagaTTGCATTTAAACGCAATAACTACTGTGATTTAACgcaatataaattaatttattaactgAACTGGCCTCAATAAGCTTCCGTAGATATGAAATAAGCCAATTTTTTTCTCGGAATCTGCCTACacatgattattttttacagtCCGTGATTTTTACTTGTGCTGCCAACGGTTTCAGTCGATCAAAAAACTGGTTCAAACTAGATTGTATAGATTTCAGTCATGTCAACTTCTAAAACAATGAATCCGAATCATTTTTTCTTAATGAATGGAGGAGAGGAGAAACTACTCGGAAGTGTAAATCTTTACCTCTAATGTAATCATTTGTTTACTAGGTATAGCTGCCGGTTCCCACCCAAGCTTCACTGGAGGAGCTGCAGATTTCCTATGTTTACCGGGTCAAAATCCAGATTTAAAAAGTCCAGCATACTCCGGCCATGCGTTTATCTACGGAGCTGAATACGGTAAGTCAACTTTCTTGGGAGCTGATGGGAACGACGTTCCTTGCGCCGTCTGTCGGTCTCGTTCTGGAACCAGTTCCGTGATGATTCCCGCCAGGACAACTTGCAACTCAGGATGGAAGAGACAGTACTATGGCTATCTAATGACCGGCGATCCTTCTCATCCAGGATCAGCCAACTTTGTATGTGTAGATGTAAACAGGGAAACTGTGCTTGGAGGAGAACACATGTACGTCGACAAAATGATCTACCCAGTAGAAGCCAAATGTGGAGCACTTCCCTGTCCGCCTTATGGCGACGGATACTTTTTGTATTGTGTTGTATGCACCAAATAGAATGGTATTAAAGTTTCTTTTCAGATTTATCTAACCAAgtgatttcatttttgttaaacTGGGCAAGAAATAAACCCATATATGGTTTCTAAAATGTTATCTATGAAATCAAGCAGTTGCAAAACGTTCGAAACtaccaaaacaaaatactgCAGAACTTCTTATAAAGTTatgtttatttacttttgtttattatttcaaaaaaatactGTATGAATTTGtctataaagaataaaaacgtTGTATTTTCTAGTAGTGGAACGagtgtttttaaagaaatggcaattttGGATATAGATGTcgtaaaaattatgttttctctttatttatacttatttcaaaatctgttcaaaGCAAAATACTTTcatgtttttgatttaaaagatattgaagATATTGATATTGCAAAGAATTACATTTGgtcaacattgaaaaaaatattcaaggaGCAACTGATACATGTCTGGTAGAgaacgtacatgtatgttggtatgggacatctgccGATAATAATGTGgaataaagtacattataacCAAAACACTTTCAGATGGATTctcatattttcaataaatatatgtttaaaatattgttaaatatgtaaatgaaaatgtaaaatttttaaaacatccagcgggattcgaactcagaCTTACATATCCCTAGTGAACTCTCATACATGTACCCACTACGCTACGctttttgataacaattttggaaaagaaactatcttaaaaatatatatttgatttcattgcttATTACCATAAATAACACCTTAAAAGTTCTGCACgcaagcaataaaaaaagacaCACTTCTTACAAATACACGTAAATGAAGCATTTGATAAGGCAACCGTAGGAATAAAAAGATTATAAAAACGTAAGCCGTAAATTAACGTGTTTTTTATACTCTTAGGTTTTCACGTCACCAAGCCAACCTCACAAATATACATTAGTGTTGTTGTTTTCTAATCCATCTCTGGAACTGTGCAAATTAACAAGGGGTCAGTTAAATGACAAGAGctatgtggcccatgggcctcatGTTACTCATTTCTTTTGACAACTTACaaaaacatgtatgtataatgatatacatgtattataatactTTTCATCATTTAATATCATTGCATTCAAAAGTCACTGGTATTATCATAACCTAGCTACTTGCATTCTTCTATTATATCGATCCTGCTTTATTAAATGGACACGTATCCATatgcatgataaaaaaaaaaagatcattattttatatcatcTTACAAGAAAATCTGGCATTGATTCTATTATACAAACTCCATCGATTTGCGTAAAGCCATtgtctttgtacatgtacaacccATTCCCAGTATTTTTCTCGTaatcatttgtttttgtttatttgcaaaCGAACAAGTGAAAACACCAAATAATGTGCACTTGATTGTACATCACATAAGTTACAAACAAAGCAAACACTAGGCCAGAATGGGATCggtcaaatgttttatttcaacatttccaACATTTTTACAAAGATCTCTGAATGCTCTCTAGCATTGCATCAATCTGTTCGTATATCTCACGGTCCATATCCGCTTCATctgaaataatataataattacaaaatgcATTATTCATTGTTTTCAGATAATTTCATTTAGTAGcacatatcaaaatattaatatataccaatacatacaaaatgtatatattaaaactaTTGGTGTTTGTTTTCATAAGAGGAGAATATTTACCGTCTTTTCTCAGCCACTTGAATCCTTCAAATACGGCCAGGACGAAAAACGTGAATCCTATCATTTTGGTATCTATCAATGAAAAGGGAAACAATTggatatttcattgaatttcaaaTCAACCCGTAAAACATGGCCATCGTGTCAATTGAGACATTAAAGCTAGCTTGAATGAGAACAAGAAGTTAGAAtgactaatttttaaaactaattttcagGTAATAAGAATTATATCTACTTACAGAATTCTTCTCTTTTTGGTAAACTTCTAAATgtagcaatatatatataactacaaTGTTCCGTTTTACGAATAATCGAAAACTGAATTTTTTCCGAAGAATATTCCTGGGTCTCAGTGGGAGGCAAGCAACACCTTTACTCAGAAACAGCTGAGAAGATATTATGACGTATGAATCGTGACATCACAATTGTTTCTGAATCATAAAGATTCTTacctatattttatttacagctCAAAAGATATTATGACGTTGCATAATTTGTGACGTCACAGTTGCTTCTGAGTCATTTTGATGgcttctttttaatattttttttttatttatacaccCGATATGAAACAAGGAGTCATATTGACgcaagtctctctctctctctctctctctctctctctctctctctctctttaaggAAAAGTATGTGCATTATTGTCGATTCTTGCGTTAATTCAGAGGAACAACGATTTTTCT
This genomic interval carries:
- the LOC105338565 gene encoding uncharacterized protein, with the protein product MSGMVLLADFLLIYHIYSINVCEGCAESSKRFVLDGTQDSNSKMHMLEERIQELVTELGQVETQLRTQHQSLQSSIDHLTRTTQQQASTISSLTSQLNNFKSGGGVFIRWGHHHCPDSDSEELYSGIAAGSHPSFTGGAADFLCLPGQNPDLKSPAYSGHAFIYGAEYGKSTFLGADGNDVPCAVCRSRSGTSSVMIPARTTCNSGWKRQYYGYLMTGDPSHPGSANFVCVDVNRETVLGGEHMYVDKMIYPVEAKCGALPCPPYGDGYFLYCVVCTK